A genome region from Camelina sativa cultivar DH55 chromosome 10, Cs, whole genome shotgun sequence includes the following:
- the LOC104719235 gene encoding uncharacterized protein LOC104719235, translated as MAAGSMDGIFRNIFEGCISSCNSSIQRRPYHKNCGCALHGGGSSTPCRHGRSEIVVFPIQRSWSEGNSLALHLAPSSSSSNLQSLSSSSSISTLASFSSTVSDIDSPI; from the coding sequence ATGGCTGCCGGATCCATGGACGGAATATTCCGCAACATCTTCGAAGGTTGCATCTCTAGCTGCAACTCGTCCATCCAGCGACGTCCATACCACAAGAATTGCGGCTGCGCGCTTCACGGTGGAGGTTCATCGACCCCTTGTCGTCACGGAAGGTCTGAGATCGTTGTGTTCCCAATCCAACGTTCTTGGAGTGAAGGAAACAGTTTGGCTCTGCATCTCgccccatcttcttcttcctctaaccTCCAGTCGCTTTCGTCCTCTTCCTCTATTTCTACCCTCGCATCGTTCTCTTCGACCGTGTCTGATATTGATTCTCCCATTTAA
- the LOC104720466 gene encoding glutathione S-transferase T3-like, with amino-acid sequence MSYPSQPPHYSATPVGNEIVPDSGATEFPEFSMQMGLGGTSDVNQSTPSIDHSTSGPRKSSKWTTEQNLVLLSGWIKYGTDSIVGRNQKSESFWDKIAENRYNYVNTKLGKWIGTYDNAKRMQQSGWSKQDVMAKAHEIYTDGGNGNFNLMKQWIDVRYQPRNCSKVGGNTGSRSSGSKRIHDSDASDSNSVGSSARPMGRDAAKKAKKKGKGTVLEVVNEEFNVYKKLKEQELKRLDNISMMQEEAIRKQEESNIVMKEKTRAVNTKMWMKLSEKNCLNDKERKLMQKLSYELFGE; translated from the exons ATGTCATATCCATCTCAACCACCCCATTATTCTGCTACTCCGGTGGGTAATGAAATTGTTCCGGACTCGGGAGCAACTGAATTTCCCGAATTTTCAATGCAAATGGGTCTTGGTGGTACAAGTGATGTTAATCAATCTACTCCAAGCATCGACCATTCAACATCTGGCCCCCGGAAAAGCTCCAAATGGACCACTGAGCAAAACTTGGTGCTACTGAGTGGGTGGATCAAATATGGAACAGACAGCATTGTTGGCAGAAACCAAAAGAGCGAATcattttgggataaaattgCTGA AAATCGCTACAACTACGTGAACACAAAACTGGGAAAATGGATTGGCACTTACGATAATGCTAAGCGTATGCAACAAAGCGGGTGGTCGAAGCAAGATGTAATGGCGAAAGCGCATGAAATATATACAGATGGTGGTAATGGTAATTTCAATTTAATGAAACAATGGATCGATGTTCGTTATCAACCACGCAATTGTAGTAAGGTAGGAGGAAATACTGGCTCTAGAAGCAGTGGATCTAAGAGAATTCACGACAGTGATGCTAGTGACTCCAACTCTGTAGGATCCAGTGCTCGTCCAATGGGGAGGGATGCAGCTAAGAAAGCTAAAAAGAAAGGTAAGGGAACAGTCTTGGAAGTGGTCAATGAAGAGTTTAATGTATACAAAAAACTCAAGGAGCAAGAGTTGAAACGCTTGGACAATATATCCATGATGCAAGAGGAGGCAATTCGAAAGCAAGAGGAGTCAAACATAGTGATGAAAGAAAAGACTAGGGCTGTGAATACTAAGATGTGGATGAAGTTAAGTGAAAAGAACTGTCTCAATGACAAGGAGAGAAAGCTAATGCAGAAGTTGAGCTACGAATTATTTGGAGAATAA